A stretch of DNA from Pseudomonadales bacterium:
CCGCGCCTTCGTTGTTCTCCGCGTTGGCGATTGCAGATTCGACAACTTTACGCACCAGCACAGCACCCTTCTGGGGGCTGAAACTGAGGATATCCAGTGCGTCGCTGACCGGCTTCCCGCGCACCTGATCGACAACCAGGCGCGCTTTCTGCGCCGAGATGCTCAATCTTTTTGCGGTTGCACTTACTTCCATTTCGTATCACCTGACCAATCAGTTATTGCACGCATGCAGCTGTTGCACGCACGTTGCGCACCCGCCTAACGGCGAGCCTTCTTATCCGCAGCATGACCACGGTAAGTCCGGGTCGGCGCGAATTCGCCCAGTTTGTGTCCAACCATGTCTTCGTTGATGAGTATCGGCACGTGCTGACGGCCGTTATGCACGGCGATTGTCAGACCCACCATGTCGGGCAGCACCATCGAACGTCTCGACCAGGTCTTGATCGGTCTCTTGTCATTGCTGGCTACAGCGGTCTCCACCTTTTTCGAAAGGTGCAGATCAACGAACGGACCCTTGCGCAGCGATCTGGGCATGCTTATCTCCTGCCTCTGCGGCGTACGATGAGGTTATCGGTGCGCTTGTTGCTCCGGGTTTTCTTGCCTTTGGTCGGCAGCCCCCAGGGGCTTACCGGGTGGCGGCCTCCGGATGTCTTTCCTTCACCGCCACCGTGGGGGTGGTCAACCGGGTTCATCGCCACACCACGCACTGTCGGGCGGATAC
This window harbors:
- the rplV gene encoding 50S ribosomal protein L22 gives rise to the protein MEVSATAKRLSISAQKARLVVDQVRGKPVSDALDILSFSPQKGAVLVRKVVESAIANAENNEGADVDELKISAIFVNEGMSMKRIRPRAKGRADRIVKRTSHITVTVSDE
- the rpsS gene encoding 30S ribosomal protein S19 encodes the protein MPRSLRKGPFVDLHLSKKVETAVASNDKRPIKTWSRRSMVLPDMVGLTIAVHNGRQHVPILINEDMVGHKLGEFAPTRTYRGHAADKKARR